In Equus caballus isolate H_3958 breed thoroughbred chromosome 7, TB-T2T, whole genome shotgun sequence, one DNA window encodes the following:
- the OR8A1 gene encoding olfactory receptor family 8 subfamily A member 1 — MAAENHSTVTEFILGGLTNRPELQLPFFLLFLGIYSVTMLGNLGMFTLICLNAQLHTPMYYFLSNLSLVDLCYSSVITPKMLVNFVSEKNIISYAGCMSQLYFFLVFVIAECYMLTVMAYDRYVAICSPLLYNIIVSHQVCTLLVAVVYAMGLIGSTIETGLMLKLSYCELFISHYFCDILPLMKLSCSSTYDIEMVVFFLAGFNIIITSLTVLISYVFILSSILRISTTEGRSKAFSTCSSHLAAVGMFYGSTAFMYLKPSTASSLAQENVASVFYTTIIPMLNPLIYSLRNKEVKAAVQKTLRRKMF; from the coding sequence ATGGCTGCAGAAAATCACTCTACAGTGACAGAGTTCATTCTTGGGGGATTAACAAATCGGCCAGAGCTCCagctccccttcttcctcctcttccttgggATCTACTCAGTGACCATGCTAGGGAACCTGGGCATGTTCACACTGATTTGTCTGAATGCTCAgcttcacacccccatgtactacTTCCTCAGCAATCTGTCACTCGTGGATCTCTGCTACTCCTCTGTCATTACCCCTAAAATGCTGGTGAACTTTGTGTCAGAGAAGAACATCATCTCCTATGCCGGGTGCATGTCACAGCTCTACTTCTTCCTTGTGTTTGTCATTGCCGAGTGTTACATGCTGAcggtgatggcctatgaccgctatgtcgCCATCTGCAGCCCTTTGCTTTACAACATCATCGTGTCTCATCAAGTCTGCACCCTGCTGGTGGCTGTGGTCTATGCTATGGGGCTTATTGGCTCAACAATAGAGACTGGCCTCATGTTAAAACTATCCTATTGTGAGCTCTTCATCAGTCATTACTTCTGTGACATCCTCCCCCTCATGAAGCTCTCCTGCTCTAGCACCTATGACATTGAGATGGTAGTCTTCTTTTTGGCTGGATTCAACATCATAATCACCAGCTTAACAGTCCTTATTTCCTATGTCTTCATCCTCTCCAGCATCCTCCGCATCAGCACCACAGAGGGAAGGTCCAAAGCCTTCAGCACCTGCAGCTCTCACCTTGCAGCAGTGGGGATGTTCTATGGATCTACTGCATTCATGTACTTAAAACCCTCCACAGCCAGTTCCCTGGCCCAAGAGAACGTGGCCTCCGTGTTCTACACCACAATTATCCCCATGCTGAACCCTTTAATCTACAGCTTGAGGAATAAGGAAGTAAAGGCTGCTGTGCAGAAAACACTGAGGAGAAAAATGTTTTGA